In Actinoplanes derwentensis, the following proteins share a genomic window:
- a CDS encoding GNAT family N-acetyltransferase translates to MALWRVRATVDDRPGYLSVLTASLALRSVNILAVQVHTTEEGAVDDFLVDAPDSLTEADLLAAVAKGRGREVFVTRADPQGLADQPTRALALAGRLVHEPDALGEVLVALLDAAEVRWRPGSAGDRPGFHGGRMTLTDPSGGALEVLRALPAFTPAEFARAQALVEVAASVQRRHRDQVALLLPDGGEVVLRPATPDDLAAVLEFHGECTATTLRLRFPGGVPADTRLRRLLEPAGGLTLLAVAPGGAVVAMASLLTEGDLGELRVLVADDWQQRGLGTALLRRLRAHAAKTGVAALVAHTGAGNAGMLRTLRRVGAGPIERDGAMVTVTLRTAGRPVGEETPATHA, encoded by the coding sequence ATGGCGTTGTGGCGTGTCCGGGCCACGGTCGACGACCGTCCCGGTTACCTCTCGGTGCTGACCGCGAGCCTGGCTCTGCGGTCGGTCAACATCCTCGCCGTCCAGGTGCACACCACCGAGGAGGGCGCGGTCGACGACTTCCTGGTGGACGCGCCGGATTCGCTGACCGAGGCCGACCTGCTGGCCGCGGTGGCGAAAGGCCGCGGCCGGGAGGTGTTCGTGACCCGAGCCGACCCGCAAGGGCTGGCCGACCAGCCGACCCGCGCGCTCGCACTGGCCGGCCGGCTGGTGCACGAGCCCGACGCGCTCGGCGAGGTGCTGGTCGCCCTGCTCGACGCCGCCGAGGTCCGCTGGCGGCCGGGTTCCGCCGGCGACCGGCCCGGTTTCCACGGTGGCCGGATGACCCTCACCGACCCGTCCGGTGGCGCGCTGGAGGTGCTGCGGGCGCTGCCCGCGTTCACCCCGGCCGAGTTCGCCCGCGCCCAGGCTCTGGTCGAGGTCGCCGCCTCGGTCCAGCGCCGGCACCGCGACCAGGTCGCCCTGCTGCTGCCGGACGGTGGCGAGGTCGTCCTGCGCCCGGCCACTCCGGACGACCTGGCCGCCGTGCTCGAGTTCCACGGCGAGTGCACGGCCACCACTCTGCGCCTGCGGTTCCCCGGCGGGGTGCCCGCCGACACCCGGCTGCGCCGCCTGCTGGAGCCGGCCGGCGGTCTGACCCTGCTCGCCGTCGCCCCCGGCGGTGCCGTGGTGGCGATGGCCAGCCTGCTCACCGAGGGTGACCTGGGCGAGTTGCGGGTGCTGGTGGCCGACGACTGGCAGCAGCGTGGGCTCGGCACCGCCCTGCTGAGGCGGCTGCGGGCACACGCCGCGAAGACCGGCGTGGCGGCGCTGGTGGCACACACCGGCGCCGGCAACGCGGGCATGCTGCGCACCCTGCGCCGGGTCGGCGCGGGCCCGATCGAACGGGACGGGGCGATGGTCACCGTCACCCTGCGCACGGCCGGCCGCCCGGTCGGCGAGGAGACCCCCGCCACCCACGCGTGA
- a CDS encoding pyrimidine reductase family protein, producing the protein MTGLPSGADGLIARYPRSDRPVLRVNFIASADGAVSVDGLSAGLQGPGDKEVFDTLRTVCDALIVAAGTVRAEGYDALRPTAAGRAWRLARGLPEFPLMVIVSGSLDLDPEQLVFADAPIRPIVLTHRSAPASPIHEVAEVIALGEDEVDLAAGVRLLHGRGATQLLCEGGPSLLGAMIAADLIDELCLTVAPLLAGGPAGRIAHGPPTPPRRMSLCHVLTRADMLFLRYARNQHR; encoded by the coding sequence GTGACCGGGCTGCCCTCCGGAGCGGACGGCCTGATCGCCCGCTACCCACGATCGGACCGGCCGGTGCTGCGGGTCAACTTCATCGCCAGCGCCGACGGGGCGGTCTCCGTCGACGGCCTCTCCGCCGGTCTGCAGGGGCCAGGCGACAAGGAGGTCTTCGACACGCTGCGGACGGTCTGCGACGCCTTGATCGTGGCGGCCGGCACGGTGCGCGCCGAGGGCTACGACGCGCTGCGCCCGACCGCGGCCGGCCGGGCCTGGCGGCTGGCGCGGGGGCTGCCGGAGTTCCCGCTGATGGTGATCGTCTCCGGTTCCCTCGACCTGGACCCGGAGCAACTGGTCTTCGCGGACGCGCCGATCCGGCCGATCGTGCTGACCCACCGCTCCGCGCCCGCGTCACCGATCCATGAGGTGGCCGAGGTGATCGCGCTCGGCGAGGACGAGGTCGACCTGGCCGCCGGGGTGCGGCTGCTGCACGGGCGCGGCGCGACCCAGCTGCTCTGCGAGGGCGGCCCGAGCCTGCTCGGCGCGATGATCGCCGCCGATCTGATCGACGAGTTGTGCCTGACGGTCGCCCCGCTGCTGGCCGGCGGTCCGGCGGGCCGGATCGCGCACGGGCCGCCCACACCGCCTCGCCGGATGTCGCTGTGTCACGTGCTGACCCGCGCGGACATGCTTTTCTTGCGGTACGCCCGGAATCAGCACCGTTGA
- the bsaP gene encoding biotin synthase auxiliary protein BsaP, with amino-acid sequence MFCDRCGLPSAEGDHAGCAAARELEPPRFCPDCRRRMKVQVYPTGWAATCVEHGERRG; translated from the coding sequence ATGTTCTGCGACCGCTGCGGGCTGCCGTCTGCGGAGGGTGACCACGCGGGGTGCGCCGCGGCCCGGGAGCTGGAGCCGCCGCGCTTCTGCCCGGACTGCCGCCGCCGGATGAAGGTGCAGGTCTACCCGACCGGCTGGGCCGCGACGTGCGTGGAACACGGCGAACGCCGGGGCTGA
- a CDS encoding ACT domain-containing protein codes for MLLRVRITLPDRPGALGQVARTLGVAGADIVQVVVLERLGGRAVDDFTVVWPGASRVERLLAGLAAIPGVQVDGVWKAIGAPVNGGHDAELLAQVAANPADGLATLVDAVPGLLAADWAAAAVVPADWASRSSAAGVGSVPSVIYASWRAPSPLHLPEVTPLRARPMAEPGGPRYAVAPFGRSGLVLVVARTDEDDLQAAAFHITEVDRVAQLVRAAAVILGDRLDSASAPAAVTPM; via the coding sequence ATGTTGCTGCGGGTTCGAATCACCCTGCCGGACCGCCCCGGCGCCCTCGGGCAGGTGGCGCGCACCCTCGGGGTGGCCGGCGCCGACATCGTCCAGGTCGTGGTGCTGGAGCGGCTGGGCGGCCGGGCGGTCGACGACTTCACCGTGGTCTGGCCCGGCGCCTCCCGGGTCGAGCGCCTCCTCGCTGGTCTCGCCGCCATCCCCGGCGTGCAGGTCGACGGCGTGTGGAAGGCGATAGGAGCACCGGTCAACGGTGGCCACGACGCCGAACTGCTCGCCCAGGTCGCCGCGAACCCGGCGGACGGTCTCGCCACCCTCGTCGACGCGGTCCCCGGACTGCTCGCCGCCGATTGGGCCGCCGCCGCCGTGGTGCCGGCCGACTGGGCATCGCGCAGCAGCGCCGCCGGTGTCGGCAGCGTGCCGAGTGTGATCTACGCCAGCTGGCGCGCCCCGTCCCCGCTGCACTTGCCCGAGGTGACCCCGCTGCGGGCCCGCCCGATGGCCGAGCCCGGTGGCCCGCGTTACGCGGTCGCCCCGTTCGGCCGGTCCGGCCTGGTGCTGGTGGTGGCCCGGACCGACGAGGACGATCTCCAGGCCGCCGCCTTCCACATCACCGAGGTCGATCGGGTCGCCCAGCTGGTCCGGGCCGCCGCCGTCATCCTCGGTGACCGGCTCGACTCGGCGAGCGCGCCGGCCGCGGTCACTCCGATGTGA
- a CDS encoding ATP-binding protein, whose translation MIGVSDETSPVGRVLGTADATPLQFWTAVNPGSYLQLDDVVVTKRDLPDREPVTIAGVVTQVRARHEGAQFDSDVFAIADGTLPAMVQEAAEITTTRVDPELYVPPAPGAVVHRATGEARDAALHFDRMERRVPMGTGRDGVPVFLNADFLDGTRGAHVSISGISGVATKTSFATFLLYSVFRSGQLGADGTNARALIFNVKGEDLLFLDHPNTKLDDKTREAYALLGLPAAPFPDVRVYAPPRAGDTSGAPDVASRLTGVDAFYWTLAEFCDLKLLPYVFADADDERQQYTMVVHSVTAHLHRYAVPAEGGISIDGKRINSYQDLVDHVVEQLTDDDTRSTWAGSAVNMGTVNAFARRMINSKRDLSRLIRGDLAQRRPHQIKTADSAQVTVVDLHNLPDRAQRFVVGVTLKTEFEEKEKAGTGRPLLFVVLDELNKYAPREGSSPIKEVLLDIAERGRSLGVILIGAQQTASEVERRIVTNSAIRVVGRLDPAEASRPEYGFLPPAMRQRALLARPGTMFVNQPDIPVPLCVEFPFPAWATRKSESGPPPAETLRSIVQGADPFAVVGGRGGADDDIPF comes from the coding sequence ATGATCGGTGTGTCTGACGAAACTTCCCCCGTCGGACGGGTGCTCGGAACCGCGGATGCGACCCCGCTTCAGTTCTGGACGGCCGTCAATCCAGGTAGCTACCTCCAGCTCGACGACGTCGTGGTCACCAAACGCGACCTGCCGGACCGCGAGCCGGTGACGATCGCCGGAGTGGTCACCCAGGTCCGGGCCCGCCACGAGGGTGCCCAGTTCGACTCGGACGTGTTCGCCATCGCCGACGGCACCCTGCCCGCGATGGTGCAGGAGGCGGCCGAGATCACCACCACCCGGGTCGACCCGGAGCTCTACGTGCCACCGGCCCCCGGCGCGGTCGTGCACCGGGCCACCGGCGAGGCACGCGACGCGGCGCTGCACTTCGACCGGATGGAGCGCCGGGTCCCGATGGGCACCGGCCGGGACGGGGTGCCGGTCTTCCTCAACGCCGACTTCCTCGACGGCACCCGCGGCGCGCACGTGTCGATCTCCGGCATCTCCGGGGTGGCGACGAAGACGAGCTTCGCGACGTTCCTGCTCTACTCGGTGTTCCGGTCCGGTCAGCTGGGCGCCGACGGCACCAACGCCCGAGCCCTGATCTTCAACGTGAAGGGCGAGGACCTGCTCTTCCTCGACCATCCGAACACGAAGCTGGACGACAAGACCCGCGAGGCGTATGCGCTTCTCGGTCTCCCCGCCGCCCCCTTCCCGGACGTCCGGGTCTACGCGCCGCCGCGCGCCGGTGACACCTCCGGCGCTCCCGACGTGGCGAGCCGGCTCACCGGGGTCGACGCGTTCTACTGGACGCTCGCCGAGTTCTGCGACCTGAAACTGCTGCCCTACGTGTTCGCCGACGCCGACGACGAGCGCCAGCAGTACACGATGGTGGTCCACTCGGTCACCGCCCATCTGCACCGTTACGCGGTGCCCGCCGAGGGCGGCATCAGCATCGACGGCAAGCGGATCAACTCCTATCAGGACCTGGTCGATCACGTCGTCGAGCAGCTCACCGACGACGACACCCGGTCCACCTGGGCCGGCAGCGCGGTCAACATGGGCACCGTCAACGCCTTCGCCCGCCGGATGATCAACAGCAAGCGTGACCTGTCCCGGCTGATCCGCGGTGACCTGGCCCAGCGCCGCCCGCACCAGATCAAGACCGCCGACAGCGCCCAGGTCACCGTGGTCGACCTGCACAACCTGCCGGACCGGGCGCAGCGGTTCGTGGTCGGCGTGACGCTGAAGACCGAGTTCGAGGAGAAGGAGAAGGCGGGCACCGGCCGCCCGCTGCTCTTCGTGGTCCTCGACGAGCTGAACAAGTACGCCCCGCGCGAGGGCTCCTCCCCGATCAAGGAGGTGCTGCTCGACATCGCCGAGCGCGGCCGTTCCCTCGGGGTGATCCTGATCGGAGCGCAGCAGACCGCCAGTGAGGTGGAGCGCCGGATCGTCACCAACTCGGCGATCCGGGTGGTCGGCCGCCTGGACCCGGCCGAGGCCTCCCGGCCGGAGTACGGGTTCCTGCCACCCGCGATGCGCCAGCGCGCCCTGCTGGCCCGCCCCGGCACGATGTTCGTCAATCAGCCGGACATCCCGGTCCCGCTCTGTGTCGAGTTCCCGTTCCCGGCCTGGGCCACCCGCAAGTCGGAGTCCGGCCCGCCACCGGCCGAGACGCTGCGCTCGATAGTCCAGGGCGCCGACCCGTTCGCGGTGGTCGGCGGCCGCGGCGGGGCAGACGACGACATCCCCTTCTAG
- the bioB gene encoding biotin synthase BioB: protein MPEILDRARARVLDDGAGLGEADILEVLRLPDADLPELLQLAHDVRMKWCGPEVEVEGIVSLKTGGCPEDCHFCSQSGLFASPVRAVWLDIPSLVEAARQTAATGASEFCIVAAVRGPDKRLMEQMRAGVKAIKEAVDIQVAASLGMLTKEQVDELVDMGVHRYNHNLETCRSYFPNVVTTHSWEERWETLTMVRESGMEVCCGGILGMGETIEQRAEFAAQLAELDPHEVPLNFLSPRPGTPFGDRPVVEGRDALRAIAAFRLAMPRTILRYAGGREITLGDLGTREGLLGGINAMIVGNYLTTLGRPATADLELLKDLKMPVKSLSATF from the coding sequence ATGCCAGAGATCCTCGACCGGGCCCGTGCCCGGGTGCTCGACGACGGAGCCGGCCTCGGTGAGGCGGACATCCTGGAGGTGCTGCGCCTGCCCGACGCGGACCTACCAGAGCTCCTGCAACTGGCGCACGACGTCCGGATGAAGTGGTGCGGCCCGGAGGTCGAGGTCGAGGGCATCGTCTCGCTGAAGACCGGTGGCTGTCCCGAGGACTGTCATTTCTGCTCCCAGTCGGGGCTTTTCGCCTCCCCGGTCCGGGCGGTCTGGCTCGATATTCCCTCCCTGGTGGAGGCCGCCCGGCAGACCGCGGCGACCGGCGCCAGCGAGTTCTGCATCGTCGCCGCCGTCCGCGGGCCGGACAAACGGCTGATGGAGCAGATGCGCGCCGGCGTGAAAGCGATCAAGGAAGCGGTCGACATCCAGGTCGCCGCCAGCCTCGGCATGCTCACCAAGGAGCAGGTCGACGAGCTGGTCGACATGGGTGTGCACCGTTACAACCACAACCTGGAGACCTGCCGATCGTACTTCCCCAACGTGGTGACCACCCATTCGTGGGAGGAGCGCTGGGAGACGCTGACGATGGTCCGGGAGTCCGGCATGGAGGTCTGCTGCGGCGGCATCCTCGGCATGGGCGAGACGATCGAGCAGCGGGCCGAGTTCGCCGCGCAGCTCGCCGAACTGGACCCGCACGAGGTTCCGCTGAACTTCCTGTCGCCCCGTCCCGGCACCCCGTTCGGGGACCGTCCGGTGGTCGAGGGCCGGGACGCCCTGCGCGCGATCGCCGCCTTCCGGCTGGCGATGCCGAGGACCATTCTCCGGTACGCGGGTGGGCGCGAGATCACCCTCGGCGACCTGGGCACGCGGGAGGGTCTGCTCGGTGGCATCAACGCGATGATCGTCGGCAACTACCTGACGACGCTGGGCCGCCCGGCGACCGCCGACCTGGAGCTGCTGAAAGACCTGAAGATGCCGGTCAAGTCCCTGTCGGCCACGTTCTGA
- a CDS encoding 8-amino-7-oxononanoate synthase, whose translation MGDWLEELDRLAHERAKAGLTRQLRPRSGADRVVDLAGNDYLGLADHPRVVAAARQALETYGLGATGSRLVRGSTDAHAALETALADWTGAESALVFSSGYLANLAVVRAVASVCDLVVSDAYNHASLIDGCRISGLPVRVAPHNDPDAVAALLDAHPGRAAVITESVFSVDGDLAPLAALHAVTSARGALLIVDDAHALGLLGSAGAGGVAAAGLAGAPDVIVTATLSKSLGGAGGVVAGPAAFTRHLIDTGRTFIYDTAPPPAVVAGVLAAVQVARAADDRRAVLLHRGALIAGRLREAGFAGRDPAAGVLSVPAPGPEAAVAWAADCRDHGVAVGCFRPPSTPDGSSRLRLTVNAGVGEQDFARALTVILECAP comes from the coding sequence GTGGGGGACTGGCTGGAGGAGCTCGACCGTCTTGCCCACGAGCGGGCCAAGGCGGGACTGACCCGTCAGCTACGGCCGCGATCCGGTGCCGACCGCGTCGTCGACCTGGCCGGAAACGACTATCTCGGCCTCGCCGATCACCCCCGGGTGGTCGCCGCGGCACGGCAGGCGCTGGAGACGTACGGGCTGGGTGCCACCGGATCGCGCCTGGTCCGCGGATCGACCGACGCGCACGCCGCACTGGAGACCGCCCTGGCCGACTGGACCGGCGCCGAGTCGGCCCTGGTCTTCTCCTCCGGTTACCTGGCCAACCTCGCCGTCGTCCGCGCCGTCGCGAGCGTCTGTGACCTGGTCGTCTCCGACGCGTACAACCATGCCTCCCTGATCGACGGCTGCCGCATCTCCGGTCTGCCGGTCCGGGTCGCCCCGCACAACGACCCGGACGCGGTGGCCGCCCTGCTCGACGCCCATCCCGGCCGGGCCGCCGTGATCACCGAGTCGGTCTTCTCCGTCGACGGCGACCTCGCCCCGCTGGCCGCCCTGCACGCGGTCACCTCGGCCCGGGGCGCGCTGCTGATCGTCGACGACGCGCACGCTCTCGGCCTGCTCGGCTCCGCCGGAGCCGGGGGTGTGGCCGCCGCCGGGCTGGCCGGCGCGCCCGACGTGATCGTCACCGCGACACTGTCCAAGTCGCTCGGTGGGGCCGGCGGTGTGGTGGCCGGTCCGGCCGCGTTCACCCGGCACCTGATCGACACCGGCCGCACCTTCATCTACGACACCGCTCCTCCCCCGGCCGTCGTCGCCGGTGTGCTCGCCGCCGTGCAGGTCGCCCGGGCCGCCGACGACCGGCGGGCCGTGCTCCTGCACCGGGGCGCCCTCATCGCCGGGCGGCTGAGGGAAGCCGGGTTCGCCGGCCGCGATCCGGCGGCCGGGGTCCTGTCGGTGCCGGCTCCTGGACCGGAGGCCGCCGTGGCCTGGGCCGCCGACTGCCGGGACCATGGGGTGGCGGTCGGATGCTTCCGGCCCCCCTCGACACCGGACGGCAGTTCGCGCTTGCGGCTGACCGTCAACGCGGGCGTCGGGGAGCAGGACTTCGCCCGAGCCCTGACTGTGATCCTGGAGTGCGCACCTTGA
- a CDS encoding exonuclease SbcCD subunit D, translated as MRILHTSDWHVGKVLKGRNRNEEHIKVLAQVVEIARAERPDLVIVAGDLYDTAAPTAEATRLVTRALSALRKTGARVVAIGGNHDNGASLDALRPWADAAGIELRGSYPKGDLNDLLIEGTTESGERWRLVALPFLSQRWAIRAAEMYDLTAAEANQTYADLMARLIAKLSESFAGEEKAVNLITAHLTIVGASTGGGEREAHTIMGYAVPATVFPPNAHYVALGHLHRTQSVISPCPTRYSGSPLAVDFGEEENVSSVSIVDVSTEKAAHVREVPVTSAITLRTVRGTLEQLATVNLPGAWLRVLVREAPRPGLREDVQELLPNALEVRIDPDMLPSRSGARSAERAGRSPRELFGDYLDSRENAEEGVRELFDELYDEVSSNQ; from the coding sequence ATGCGCATCCTGCACACCTCCGACTGGCACGTCGGAAAGGTTCTCAAGGGCCGCAACCGCAACGAGGAGCACATCAAGGTCCTCGCCCAGGTTGTCGAGATCGCCCGGGCCGAGCGCCCCGACCTGGTGATCGTGGCGGGTGACCTCTACGACACCGCGGCACCGACGGCCGAGGCGACCCGGCTGGTGACCCGGGCACTGTCCGCGCTGCGCAAGACCGGTGCCCGGGTGGTGGCGATCGGCGGCAACCACGACAACGGGGCCTCGCTCGACGCGCTGCGCCCGTGGGCCGACGCCGCCGGCATCGAGCTTCGCGGGTCGTACCCCAAGGGTGATCTGAATGATCTCTTGATCGAGGGCACGACCGAGAGCGGTGAACGGTGGCGGCTCGTCGCGCTGCCGTTCCTCTCCCAGCGCTGGGCGATCCGGGCCGCCGAGATGTACGACCTGACCGCCGCCGAGGCCAACCAGACCTACGCCGACCTGATGGCCCGCCTGATCGCGAAGCTGAGCGAGTCGTTCGCGGGCGAGGAGAAAGCGGTCAATCTCATCACCGCGCACTTGACGATCGTCGGCGCGAGCACCGGCGGCGGCGAGCGGGAGGCGCACACCATCATGGGTTATGCGGTGCCCGCCACCGTCTTCCCGCCGAACGCGCACTACGTGGCCCTGGGCCACCTGCACCGGACCCAGTCGGTGATCTCACCCTGCCCGACGCGCTATTCGGGCAGTCCGCTCGCCGTCGACTTCGGCGAGGAGGAGAACGTCTCCTCCGTCTCGATCGTCGACGTCTCCACCGAGAAGGCGGCGCACGTCCGGGAGGTGCCGGTGACCTCGGCGATCACCCTGCGGACCGTGCGCGGCACCCTCGAACAGCTCGCCACGGTGAACCTTCCGGGCGCCTGGCTGCGTGTCCTGGTCCGGGAGGCGCCGAGGCCGGGCCTCCGTGAGGACGTGCAGGAACTCCTGCCGAACGCCCTGGAGGTTCGCATCGACCCCGACATGCTGCCGAGCCGGAGCGGGGCGCGCAGCGCCGAGCGGGCCGGCCGGTCCCCCCGCGAGCTCTTCGGTGACTATCTGGACAGTCGCGAGAACGCCGAGGAGGGTGTCCGCGAGCTGTTCGACGAGCTGTACGACGAGGTGAGCAGCAACCAATGA